A window of Phycisphaeraceae bacterium genomic DNA:
AACTCGCCGACCGTCATCGCCTCTCCGAGCACATGCTCATGCGCTCCGGCGTCACGTTCTCGGTCTACGCAGACAACCAGGGCACCGAAAAAATCTTCCCCGTTGACATCATCCCGCGTGTCATTGGCGGCGATGACTGGAGCCAGCTAGAAAAAGGCCTGGTTCAGCGCGTGACCGCGCTCAACCTGTTCCTCGACGACATCTACACCGACCAGCGCATCCTCAAGGATGGCATCATCCCAAGAGCCTGCATCGAGCGGTGCCCCGCCTTCGAGCCCAAAGCCGTGGGGTTCCGCCCCCCCGGCAAGACAAGAGTTCACATCGCTGGCATCGACCTGATCCGCGATGGCGAAGGCACCTTCCGCGTCCTCGAAGACAACCTGCGCACCCCCTCAGGCGTTTCCTATGTGCTCGAAAACCGCGAGTTGATGAAGCGTGCTCTGCCCCGAGTCTTCGCCTCGTCCCATGTCCGGGCCGTCTCGGATTACCCTCAGCAACTCCGCGAGGCCATGCGCCAGACCGCCCCCGAAGGCATCGAGAACCCCAACCTGGTCGTGCTCACGCCCGGCCCGTTTAACTCCGCCTATTTTGAGCACTCCTTCCTCGCTCGCATGATGGGGATCGAGCTCGTGCAGAACTCCGACCTCTTCGTCAAAGACGGACAGGTCTGGATGCACACCACCCACGGTCCCGAAGTGGTCCACGTCATCTACAAACGCATCGATGACGACTACCTCGACCCGGAAATCTTCAACCCCAAGAGCATGCTCGGCGTCCCGGGCCTCTACAACGTCTACCGCGAGGGCCGTGTCACCCTCGTCAACGCCATCGGAAACGGCGTCGCAGACGACAAGGGCATCTACCCCTACGTCCCGCGCATTATCAAGTACTACCTCGATGAAGAAGCGATCATCGGCCAGGTCGAAACCCTCATCTGTGCAGAACGCGATGATGTCAGGAAAGTCCTCGACAAACTCGATCAGTATGTCGTTAAGAAAGTCGATGGTGCTGGCGGATACGGCATGCTCATGGGACCGTCCGCGACCAAAGCCGAGCTCAACGACTTCCGCAAGATCCTCAAGCAATCGCCCGAACGCTACATCGCGCAGCCACTGGTCGAACTGTCGGCCTGCCCGACGTGGATCGACGGCAAGGCAGCCCCACGCCGTGTGGACCTGCGACCCTTCATCATTACGGGCCAATCCAGTTGGGTCCTTCCCGGCGGGCTCACCCGAGTCGCCCTCCGCGAGGGCTCCTACGTCGTGAACTCAAGCCAGGGCGGCGGGTCCAAAGACACCTGGGTCCTTCAGGGAGCCGATGAGGCATGATTTCCCGTGTCGCCGAGTGCTGTTACTGGCTGTTCCGCTACGTCGAACGCGTCGAGTCGACCTCGCGCCTGCTGCGCGTCAACCGCAGCTTCGCCCTCGACGCCCAGCTCCCGAGCCTCGAACGATTCCGCCCCCTCATCATCGTCTCCGGCGAAGAGAAACGCTTCACCAAACTCCTGGGTGCCGACGCAGCTAA
This region includes:
- a CDS encoding circularly permuted type 2 ATP-grasp protein — translated: MTQPSTGSTVVTGGDEAAPNPIFNDYAPLPRCFDEFIDQRGKPRPVAADVCGLFDALGREELADRHRLSEHMLMRSGVTFSVYADNQGTEKIFPVDIIPRVIGGDDWSQLEKGLVQRVTALNLFLDDIYTDQRILKDGIIPRACIERCPAFEPKAVGFRPPGKTRVHIAGIDLIRDGEGTFRVLEDNLRTPSGVSYVLENRELMKRALPRVFASSHVRAVSDYPQQLREAMRQTAPEGIENPNLVVLTPGPFNSAYFEHSFLARMMGIELVQNSDLFVKDGQVWMHTTHGPEVVHVIYKRIDDDYLDPEIFNPKSMLGVPGLYNVYREGRVTLVNAIGNGVADDKGIYPYVPRIIKYYLDEEAIIGQVETLICAERDDVRKVLDKLDQYVVKKVDGAGGYGMLMGPSATKAELNDFRKILKQSPERYIAQPLVELSACPTWIDGKAAPRRVDLRPFIITGQSSWVLPGGLTRVALREGSYVVNSSQGGGSKDTWVLQGADEA